One part of the Anaeromyxobacter sp. Fw109-5 genome encodes these proteins:
- a CDS encoding 2Fe-2S iron-sulfur cluster-binding protein, with protein MPRLSTFEPDCTIFLDGQPIPARRGEPIAAALLAAGRPLVSRSAKYHRPRGAFCLAGSCGSCLVRAGGLPNQRACRTPCRDGLAIETQNAVPNAAHDVLGVIDLAYPHGLDHHHLMTWSGLANRAAVAFSRRLAGLGRLPDPEALDAERAPPAAEERVEVLVVGAGPAGLAAAEALAGAGRQVLVADAEPAVGGRLRCRYELPGEPDLAWAERVATRVAAAGGEVALGTTVLGLWRDGGSPLAALDADGPPRRLRLVRPRRVVVATGGHPQPPAIENGDRPGVYGGRGLAVALAEHGVLPGRRAVVVGEGAEPEALAARLAAAGVEVRRLPRADGARALGRARVRAIELGGERILCDVVAVATAPAPAAELARELGAEVALDVAAGVFRLKVAADGRTGVDGLFAAGEVTGEMDGARAAESGRRAGEAAR; from the coding sequence ATGCCCCGCCTATCGACCTTCGAGCCCGACTGCACCATCTTCCTGGACGGCCAGCCCATCCCCGCGAGGCGAGGAGAGCCGATCGCCGCCGCGCTCCTCGCCGCGGGGCGCCCGCTCGTCTCGCGCAGCGCGAAGTACCACCGCCCGCGCGGTGCGTTCTGCCTCGCCGGCTCGTGCGGCTCCTGCCTCGTGCGCGCCGGCGGGCTCCCGAACCAGCGCGCGTGCCGGACGCCCTGCCGCGACGGCCTCGCCATCGAGACGCAGAACGCCGTCCCGAACGCCGCCCACGACGTGCTCGGGGTCATCGACCTCGCCTACCCGCACGGCCTCGACCATCACCACCTCATGACGTGGAGCGGCCTCGCGAACCGCGCTGCCGTCGCGTTCTCGCGCCGGCTCGCCGGCCTGGGGAGGCTCCCCGACCCGGAGGCGCTCGACGCCGAGCGCGCCCCGCCCGCCGCGGAGGAGCGCGTCGAGGTGCTGGTCGTCGGCGCCGGCCCCGCCGGCCTCGCCGCTGCGGAGGCGCTCGCCGGCGCCGGCCGGCAGGTCCTCGTGGCCGACGCGGAGCCCGCCGTCGGCGGCCGCCTGCGCTGCCGCTACGAGCTCCCCGGCGAGCCGGACCTCGCCTGGGCCGAGCGCGTCGCGACCCGCGTGGCGGCGGCGGGCGGGGAGGTCGCGCTCGGCACGACGGTGCTCGGCCTCTGGCGCGACGGCGGCAGCCCCCTCGCCGCGCTCGACGCGGACGGGCCGCCCCGGCGACTCCGCCTCGTCCGGCCGCGCCGCGTCGTCGTGGCGACCGGCGGGCACCCGCAGCCGCCAGCGATCGAGAACGGCGATCGACCGGGGGTCTACGGCGGCCGAGGCCTCGCGGTGGCGCTCGCCGAGCACGGCGTGCTCCCGGGACGGCGCGCGGTCGTCGTCGGAGAGGGCGCCGAGCCGGAGGCGCTGGCCGCGCGGCTGGCGGCGGCCGGGGTCGAGGTGCGCCGGCTCCCGCGGGCGGACGGCGCGCGGGCGCTCGGGCGCGCGCGGGTCCGGGCGATCGAGCTCGGCGGGGAGCGGATCCTCTGCGACGTCGTGGCGGTGGCGACGGCTCCGGCACCCGCCGCGGAGCTCGCCCGCGAGCTCGGGGCGGAGGTCGCCCTCGACGTCGCCGCGGGCGTGTTCCGGCTGAAGGTCGCGGCGGACGGCCGGACCGGCGTGGACGGGCTCTTCGCGGCGGGCGAGGTGACGGGGGAGATGGACGGGGCGCGCGCGGCGGAGTCCGGGCGGCGCGCGGGGGAGGCAGCGCGGTGA
- a CDS encoding TldD/PmbA family protein encodes MLAALLALAIATPPPPPAQEASVDRRLAILGAMQAELSRSMQRLRIEGYEAPYFVAYQLKDVTRHEIGARHGAVFDDDSRRDRTLFVDLRVGSYEFDSSAPDEGPFLMAGEGPSWYAPKEAPLEDDTEALRSALWLATDERLKEALSSYFKKRSRDVYRQDDPRRAPSFTREAPSRAVESPRPFPLDRERWKAIAREATARFRAHPAIFDASLRIVAEKQIRWFASSEGSALVTEQTIYGVHLQAVTRAPDGQLLEDGRDFYARAEAALPSPEELGRAAQAVIGELEALRKAPAIDPYTGPAILEPEAAGVLFHEAVGHRLEGERVDDDKEGQTYKGQVGQRILPAFLSIVDDPTLDSAGGTALNGSYAFDEQGVAAQRTVLVEDGRLATYLLSRKPVRPFERSNGHGRSQGARSPMARMANLVVESRRAVSPDELKRLLMKEARRQGKPYGLVIRDITGGNTNTMSYGYQAFKGTPRLVYRVDARTGAEELVRGVELVGTPLASVNKVMATSRDVKTFNGYCGAESGYVPVATVAPAVLVGEIELQRVARASERSPILPAPWSEAERPAAPPRAPGVAP; translated from the coding sequence ATGCTCGCCGCGCTCCTCGCCCTCGCGATCGCCACCCCGCCCCCGCCTCCGGCTCAGGAGGCGAGCGTGGACCGCAGGCTCGCGATCCTCGGGGCGATGCAGGCCGAGCTCTCCCGCTCGATGCAGCGACTCCGCATCGAAGGCTACGAGGCCCCGTACTTCGTGGCGTACCAGCTGAAGGACGTGACGCGGCACGAGATCGGGGCGCGCCACGGCGCGGTCTTCGACGACGACTCCCGCCGAGACAGGACGCTGTTCGTCGATCTGCGCGTGGGATCGTACGAGTTCGACTCCTCCGCGCCCGACGAGGGACCGTTCCTGATGGCAGGCGAGGGGCCGAGCTGGTACGCCCCCAAGGAGGCGCCGCTCGAGGACGACACCGAGGCGCTGCGCAGCGCCCTCTGGCTCGCGACCGACGAGCGGCTGAAGGAGGCGCTCTCCTCGTACTTCAAGAAGCGCTCCCGGGACGTCTACCGCCAGGACGACCCTCGTCGAGCGCCGAGCTTCACCCGCGAGGCGCCCTCCCGCGCCGTCGAGTCGCCCCGCCCGTTCCCGCTCGACCGCGAGCGGTGGAAGGCGATCGCCCGCGAGGCCACCGCCCGCTTCCGGGCGCACCCCGCCATCTTCGACGCCTCGCTGCGGATCGTCGCCGAGAAGCAGATCCGCTGGTTCGCCTCCAGCGAGGGATCGGCCCTCGTCACCGAGCAGACGATCTACGGCGTCCACCTGCAGGCGGTGACGCGCGCGCCGGACGGGCAGCTCCTCGAGGACGGACGCGACTTCTACGCCCGCGCCGAGGCAGCGCTCCCGTCGCCCGAGGAGCTCGGCCGCGCGGCGCAGGCGGTCATCGGCGAGCTCGAGGCGCTCCGCAAGGCCCCGGCGATCGATCCCTACACCGGTCCCGCGATCCTCGAGCCCGAGGCGGCGGGGGTCCTGTTCCACGAGGCGGTGGGCCACCGGCTCGAGGGAGAGCGCGTCGACGACGACAAGGAGGGTCAGACGTACAAGGGACAGGTCGGGCAGCGGATCCTCCCCGCCTTCCTGTCGATCGTCGACGACCCTACCCTCGACTCCGCGGGCGGGACGGCGCTGAACGGGAGCTACGCCTTCGACGAGCAGGGCGTGGCCGCGCAGCGCACGGTGCTCGTGGAGGACGGCCGCCTCGCGACGTACCTGCTCTCGCGCAAGCCGGTGCGGCCGTTCGAGCGATCGAACGGCCACGGGCGCAGCCAGGGCGCGCGCAGCCCGATGGCCCGGATGGCGAACCTGGTCGTGGAGTCGCGGCGCGCGGTGTCTCCTGACGAGCTGAAGCGCCTGCTCATGAAGGAGGCCCGCCGCCAGGGGAAGCCCTACGGGCTGGTCATCCGCGACATCACCGGCGGTAACACGAACACGATGTCGTACGGCTACCAGGCGTTCAAGGGGACGCCCCGGCTCGTGTACCGCGTGGACGCCAGGACCGGCGCGGAGGAGCTCGTGCGCGGCGTGGAGCTCGTGGGCACGCCGCTCGCCAGCGTGAACAAGGTGATGGCGACGTCACGCGACGTGAAGACCTTCAACGGCTACTGCGGCGCGGAGAGCGGCTACGTGCCGGTGGCGACGGTCGCGCCCGCGGTCCTCGTCGGCGAGATCGAGCTGCAGCGCGTCGCGCGCGCCAGCGAGCGGAGCCCCATCCTGCCCGCGCCGTGGTCCGAGGCGGAGCGGCCGGCCGCGCCACCGCGGGCGCCGGGGGTGGCGCCGTGA
- a CDS encoding sigma factor-like helix-turn-helix DNA-binding protein — MSEAKRSEPQVRSDHEARDDGEELLLGPVDDATGDADDELDADGKRGRRRSKTMSRKEIARELRRQRAFGIVDPELDATIREIEASRPRSRADCANGPRPCMFIACKHHLYLDVNPATGSIKLNFPDREVWELDETCALDVADRGGITLEEVGSIMNLTRERIRQVETRGLAKLRTIAEDEPRSPPCGADDLLD; from the coding sequence ATGAGCGAAGCGAAGCGGAGCGAGCCGCAGGTCCGGTCCGATCACGAGGCGCGCGACGACGGGGAAGAGCTGCTGCTCGGCCCGGTGGACGACGCGACGGGGGACGCAGACGACGAGCTCGACGCCGACGGCAAGCGCGGCCGGCGCCGATCGAAGACGATGTCTCGCAAGGAGATCGCGCGCGAGCTCCGTCGGCAGCGGGCGTTCGGCATCGTCGACCCGGAGCTCGACGCGACCATCCGCGAGATCGAGGCGAGCCGGCCGCGCTCCCGGGCCGACTGCGCCAACGGGCCGCGGCCGTGCATGTTCATCGCGTGCAAGCACCACCTCTATCTCGACGTGAACCCGGCCACCGGGTCCATCAAGCTGAATTTCCCGGACCGCGAGGTCTGGGAGCTCGACGAGACGTGCGCCCTCGACGTGGCCGATCGCGGCGGGATCACGCTCGAGGAGGTCGGGTCGATCATGAACCTGACCCGCGAGCGCATCCGCCAGGTCGAGACGCGCGGCCTGGCGAAGCTGCGGACCATCGCCGAGGACGAGCCGCGGTCGCCCCCCTGCGGGGCAGACGACCTCCTGGACTGA
- the purH gene encoding bifunctional phosphoribosylaminoimidazolecarboxamide formyltransferase/IMP cyclohydrolase, protein MVRRALVSVSDKTGLVPFAKRLAALGVEILSTGGTQRALADAGVPVVSVGDYTQAPEILAGRVKTLHPRVHGGILYRRGLASDEADVKARDIPPIDLVVVNLYPFREAVAAGKPFWDCVEEIDIGGPTMVRSAAKNAAHVGVVVDPADYERVAAELEASRALSDQTRFELMKKAFAHTAAYDAAISEFLTARESTDAQAKRFPATLAAVYSKAGDLRYGENPHQAGAFYRAGREPDEPTVAFAKVLQGKELSYNNLLDLEAALAAVKEHDEVACVVIKHNTPCGVSLGKTPAEAFARARACDPVSAFGGIVALNRPVDAAAAKELTDLFLECVIAPGYDEAARAALGAKKNLRLLEAPRLAEPRTSWTRRPEELRELRSIPGGLLVMDRDLGAIRRDDCKVMTKRAPTDAEWEDLLFAWKVVKHVKSNAIVFAKEKRTVGIGGGQTSRVESVKTAVMKAQLELVGSTVGSDAFFPFKDGVEEIIKAGATAIIQPGGSVRDPEVIEAADAANVAMVATGMRHFRH, encoded by the coding sequence ATGGTCCGCCGCGCTCTCGTCTCCGTCTCCGACAAGACGGGCCTCGTCCCGTTCGCGAAGCGGCTCGCCGCGCTCGGCGTCGAGATTCTCTCCACCGGCGGCACGCAGCGCGCGCTCGCCGACGCCGGCGTGCCCGTCGTCTCGGTGGGTGACTACACGCAGGCTCCGGAGATCCTGGCCGGGCGCGTGAAGACCCTCCACCCGCGCGTGCACGGCGGCATCCTCTACCGGCGCGGCCTCGCGTCCGACGAGGCCGACGTGAAGGCCCGGGACATCCCCCCCATCGACCTCGTGGTGGTGAACCTCTACCCGTTCCGCGAGGCGGTCGCGGCCGGGAAGCCGTTCTGGGACTGCGTCGAGGAGATCGACATCGGCGGGCCGACCATGGTGCGCAGCGCGGCGAAGAACGCGGCGCACGTGGGCGTGGTGGTCGACCCCGCGGACTACGAGCGCGTCGCGGCCGAGCTCGAGGCCTCGCGCGCGCTGTCGGATCAGACGCGCTTCGAGCTCATGAAGAAGGCCTTCGCCCACACGGCCGCCTACGACGCCGCCATCTCCGAGTTCCTCACGGCGCGCGAGAGCACGGACGCGCAGGCGAAGCGCTTCCCCGCCACGCTCGCCGCCGTCTACTCGAAGGCGGGGGACCTCCGCTACGGCGAGAACCCCCACCAGGCGGGCGCCTTCTACCGCGCCGGCCGCGAGCCGGACGAGCCGACGGTCGCCTTCGCGAAGGTGCTGCAGGGCAAGGAGCTCAGCTACAACAACCTCCTCGACCTCGAGGCGGCCCTCGCCGCCGTCAAGGAGCACGACGAGGTCGCCTGCGTCGTCATCAAGCACAACACCCCCTGCGGCGTGTCGCTCGGGAAGACGCCCGCGGAGGCGTTCGCGCGCGCCCGCGCGTGCGACCCGGTCTCCGCGTTCGGCGGCATCGTCGCGCTCAACCGCCCCGTCGACGCCGCGGCCGCGAAGGAGCTGACCGATCTCTTCCTCGAGTGCGTGATCGCGCCCGGCTACGACGAGGCCGCGCGCGCCGCCCTCGGCGCGAAGAAGAACCTGCGGCTGCTCGAGGCGCCGCGGCTCGCCGAGCCGCGCACGAGCTGGACGCGCCGGCCCGAGGAGCTCCGCGAGCTCCGCTCGATCCCCGGCGGCCTGCTCGTCATGGACCGCGATCTCGGCGCCATCCGCCGCGACGACTGCAAGGTGATGACGAAGCGCGCGCCGACCGACGCCGAGTGGGAGGATCTCCTCTTCGCGTGGAAGGTCGTGAAGCACGTGAAGTCGAACGCGATCGTCTTCGCGAAGGAGAAGCGCACGGTCGGCATCGGGGGCGGGCAGACGAGCCGGGTCGAGTCGGTGAAGACGGCCGTCATGAAGGCCCAGCTCGAGCTCGTCGGGTCGACGGTCGGCTCGGACGCCTTCTTCCCGTTCAAGGACGGCGTCGAGGAGATCATCAAGGCCGGCGCGACCGCCATCATCCAGCCCGGCGGCTCGGTGCGCGACCCCGAGGTGATCGAGGCCGCGGACGCGGCGAACGTGGCGATGGTGGCCACCGGGATGCGCCACTTCCGGCACTGA
- a CDS encoding alkaline phosphatase family protein — MIFVFVDGVGAGLPDPDRNPLARSELLLSRFADGSGSPLPAGGRAVLADACLGVPGRPQSATGQTTIFTGENAPAQVGRHVLGFPNAPLRELLRARSLFRALAAAGRTAVFANAYPLAYLRALGLEADGEPEPLRVGRRARAGATTLAYAAGGFRFRTWADARAGRALTHDLTGRQARAHGAGLPERGPEEAAEILRGLAAGADLALVEFFETDEAGHARSMEAALDALHRIDAFLRALVGGLGPDDALVVASDHGNVEDLSIRNHTRAPVPVLGFGRAAGALDGVRDLTDLAPLLLRLAGALAPASR; from the coding sequence GTGATCTTCGTGTTCGTCGACGGCGTCGGCGCCGGGCTCCCGGATCCGGACCGCAACCCGCTCGCCCGGTCCGAGCTGCTCCTCTCGCGCTTCGCCGACGGGAGCGGATCGCCGCTGCCCGCGGGGGGGCGGGCGGTCCTCGCCGACGCGTGCCTCGGCGTCCCGGGCCGCCCGCAATCGGCCACCGGCCAGACGACGATCTTCACGGGCGAGAACGCGCCCGCGCAGGTGGGCCGCCACGTGCTCGGGTTCCCGAACGCGCCGCTGCGCGAGCTCCTCCGGGCCCGCTCGCTGTTCCGCGCCCTCGCCGCGGCCGGGCGCACGGCGGTGTTCGCGAACGCGTACCCGCTCGCCTACCTGCGCGCCCTCGGGCTCGAGGCGGACGGCGAGCCCGAGCCGCTGCGCGTCGGCCGCCGCGCGCGCGCCGGGGCCACCACCCTCGCGTACGCGGCGGGCGGGTTCCGCTTCCGGACCTGGGCCGACGCGCGCGCGGGGCGGGCCCTCACGCACGATCTCACCGGGCGGCAGGCGCGGGCGCACGGCGCGGGGCTGCCGGAGCGCGGCCCCGAGGAGGCGGCGGAGATCCTGCGGGGGCTCGCGGCCGGAGCGGACCTCGCGCTCGTCGAGTTCTTCGAGACCGACGAGGCGGGCCACGCGCGCTCGATGGAGGCCGCCCTCGACGCGCTGCACCGCATCGACGCCTTCCTCCGCGCGCTGGTCGGCGGGCTCGGGCCGGACGACGCGCTCGTCGTCGCGAGCGACCACGGCAACGTCGAGGACCTGTCGATCCGCAACCACACCCGCGCACCCGTCCCGGTGCTCGGCTTCGGGCGGGCGGCCGGGGCGCTCGACGGCGTGCGGGACCTCACCGATCTCGCGCCGCTCCTCCTCCGCCTCGCCGGTGCGCTTGCGCCGGCGTCGCGCTGA
- a CDS encoding serine/threonine-protein kinase, translated as MRPFGKYRLLEPLASGGMADVWRAEVSLAAGVVKEVALKLVRGEHEADGDFVRMFIEEARLASRLGHANVVQVFEFDQVDGRYYIAMELVRGHHLGRVVERARERGERLGLARAVHLGAEVAKALAYAHRLSEGGRPLGLVHRDVSPHNVLVSFEGEVKLADFGIARAMGQAGLTAPGTLKGKLAYMAPEQARGEAVDARADVFALGVVLWELCAGRRLFARESEAATLGAVLEDAAVSPPSAWNEEVPPELDAAVLGALERDPARRTRSAEDLARALADVLLRITRSAADVDLRTFMHRLWPEGPAAARPPERTRVRPVPVAAEPVAGATRVSAPAAAVLAAEASARGDDEEAATRTVPPAAGEARRSRRSRPVAIAIAVVAAAALLAGALLLRGGSAASRAASTDTAGHAPAAPERTPPPAGAGGPSPAPTPAPQAAPVLAAPAQLEPAAPPARVSELAPLPAVETLRIAARLNGLAVPPASSGHGVLGVNAVPWGTVFVNGVRVGETPLDVRLPAGRYRVRVEHPKGADTRVIDVAPGRRTQVLARPRAR; from the coding sequence GTGCGCCCGTTCGGCAAGTACCGGCTCCTCGAGCCGCTCGCCTCGGGCGGGATGGCCGACGTGTGGCGCGCGGAGGTGTCGCTCGCGGCCGGGGTCGTGAAGGAGGTCGCGCTGAAGCTCGTGCGCGGCGAGCACGAGGCGGACGGCGACTTCGTCCGGATGTTCATCGAGGAGGCGCGGCTCGCCTCGCGCCTCGGGCACGCCAACGTCGTCCAGGTCTTCGAGTTCGATCAGGTCGACGGTCGGTACTACATCGCCATGGAGCTCGTCCGCGGGCACCACCTCGGCCGCGTCGTCGAGCGCGCGCGCGAGCGCGGCGAGCGGCTCGGCCTCGCGCGCGCCGTGCACCTCGGCGCCGAGGTCGCGAAGGCGCTCGCCTACGCGCACCGCCTGTCCGAGGGCGGGCGCCCGCTCGGCCTCGTCCACCGCGACGTCTCCCCCCACAACGTGCTCGTGTCGTTCGAGGGCGAGGTGAAGCTCGCCGACTTCGGGATCGCGCGCGCGATGGGGCAGGCGGGGCTCACCGCGCCCGGCACGCTCAAGGGGAAGCTCGCGTACATGGCGCCGGAGCAGGCGCGCGGCGAGGCCGTGGACGCCCGCGCGGACGTGTTCGCGCTGGGGGTGGTCCTCTGGGAGCTGTGCGCCGGCCGCCGCCTGTTCGCGCGCGAGTCGGAGGCGGCGACCCTCGGGGCCGTGCTCGAGGACGCCGCGGTGTCGCCGCCGTCGGCCTGGAACGAGGAGGTGCCGCCCGAGCTGGACGCGGCGGTGCTCGGCGCGCTCGAGCGCGATCCCGCGCGGAGGACCCGGTCCGCGGAAGACCTGGCGCGCGCGCTCGCGGACGTGCTCCTCCGCATCACGCGCTCGGCCGCGGACGTCGATCTGCGGACCTTCATGCATCGCCTCTGGCCCGAGGGTCCCGCGGCGGCGCGGCCGCCCGAACGCACGCGGGTGCGTCCGGTGCCCGTCGCCGCCGAGCCGGTCGCGGGGGCGACGCGGGTGTCCGCTCCGGCCGCCGCGGTGCTCGCCGCGGAGGCGAGCGCGCGGGGGGACGACGAGGAAGCCGCGACGCGCACCGTCCCGCCGGCGGCCGGCGAGGCGCGCCGGTCGCGGCGCTCGCGCCCCGTGGCGATCGCGATCGCGGTCGTGGCCGCCGCCGCGCTGCTGGCCGGAGCGCTCCTGCTCCGCGGCGGGAGCGCAGCGTCCCGCGCCGCGTCCACGGACACCGCGGGGCACGCTCCCGCGGCGCCCGAGCGGACGCCCCCGCCGGCCGGCGCCGGCGGTCCGTCGCCTGCGCCCACGCCGGCGCCGCAGGCCGCGCCGGTGCTCGCGGCGCCCGCCCAGCTCGAGCCCGCCGCGCCGCCAGCGCGTGTCTCCGAGCTCGCGCCGCTGCCCGCCGTGGAGACGCTCCGGATCGCGGCGCGCCTCAACGGCCTGGCCGTGCCGCCGGCGTCGTCGGGACATGGGGTGCTGGGCGTGAACGCGGTGCCCTGGGGCACGGTCTTCGTCAACGGCGTGCGCGTCGGCGAGACGCCGCTCGACGTGCGGCTCCCGGCCGGCCGTTACCGCGTGCGGGTGGAGCACCCGAAGGGCGCCGACACGCGAGTGATCGACGTCGCTCCGGGGCGGCGAACGCAGGTGCTCGCGCGGCCTCGGGCGCGCTGA
- a CDS encoding MerR family transcriptional regulator, whose amino-acid sequence MTRVEYLRTEEIARVERERAGGITSGEVVRLFESKGARLSASTFRKYVQMGLLPRSRRVGRKGKHTGSTGLYPVSVVRRIALIKRMMAEGYTVEDIRGSFVTVRNQLEDVEKGLTDLVAQLSQKAREHPRRKQFEEELSRAEREARSALERLEKVGGAVATVPGEAFGA is encoded by the coding sequence ATGACACGAGTGGAGTACCTCCGAACCGAAGAGATCGCCCGCGTCGAGCGGGAGCGCGCGGGTGGGATCACCAGCGGTGAGGTGGTGCGCCTGTTCGAGTCGAAGGGCGCGCGGCTCTCGGCCTCGACGTTCCGGAAGTACGTGCAGATGGGGCTGCTGCCGCGGAGCCGGCGGGTGGGCCGCAAGGGCAAGCACACCGGCTCGACCGGGCTCTACCCGGTCTCGGTGGTGCGGCGGATCGCGCTCATCAAGCGGATGATGGCGGAGGGCTACACCGTCGAGGACATCCGCGGCAGCTTCGTGACGGTGCGGAACCAGCTCGAGGACGTGGAGAAGGGGCTCACGGATCTCGTGGCGCAGCTCTCGCAGAAGGCGCGGGAGCACCCGCGCCGCAAGCAGTTCGAGGAGGAGCTCTCACGCGCGGAGCGCGAGGCGCGCAGCGCGCTGGAGAGGCTGGAGAAGGTGGGAGGCGCGGTCGCGACGGTCCCGGGGGAGGCCTTCGGGGCGTAG
- a CDS encoding DUF4091 domain-containing protein: MSPRRALLAAALSTAPLFAAAADVWVAGATEKIRPDAQPRQTTEARIAAARNEFEAFQVVVTGPARGVSARATSLEGAGVVDDVKLYRVDAIDVHTASALDGATGRWPDALVPDVDDVVGEKRNAFPFDVPAGESRAIWVEVRVPPDAKPGTHFGEVTIASEEGEAKIPVMLTVWDFELPSTASLKTHFGLSWGLIPSGHGVSPETDASIRARYAALGLDHRVSLSGVADDGYHGDFDHFERNYAPLVDGTAKTRLPGAKLTTVKYVGNQTSVDEHRRWAEHFRAKGWFDRLFDYTCDEPPLTCSWDELPQRTKAVHEADPEFRTLVTTQIWDAEEHGVADEIDIMVPVVNWMDDRPGAGSLGQNRAKYDGFLAKSEKKELWLYQSCMSHGCGGTVNIGNPSEWDRYNTGWPSYMIDSSAVRNRAMEWISFLEDATGELYWETAFAFTHDAWSNQWDFSGNGDGTLFYPGTPARIGGSTDIPVASIRLKMIREGMEDYEYLKLLADAGQRDAAAKIARELFPSAWQTEVEPERVMAAREALAMQILALGGKPLATATGMPEVPGMPDFPRVQGGGCGSAGGFGGGALLALPALVGLALRRRRGR; encoded by the coding sequence ATGAGTCCCCGCCGAGCCCTCCTCGCCGCCGCCCTCTCGACCGCCCCGCTGTTCGCCGCTGCCGCGGACGTCTGGGTGGCCGGCGCGACGGAGAAGATCCGGCCCGACGCTCAGCCGCGCCAGACGACCGAGGCGCGCATCGCGGCGGCCCGCAACGAGTTCGAGGCTTTCCAGGTGGTGGTGACCGGCCCGGCGCGCGGCGTGTCCGCTCGGGCGACGAGCCTCGAGGGCGCGGGCGTCGTGGACGACGTGAAGCTCTACCGCGTCGACGCCATCGACGTGCACACGGCCTCCGCGCTCGACGGGGCGACGGGCCGGTGGCCCGACGCGCTCGTGCCCGACGTGGACGACGTCGTGGGCGAGAAGCGCAACGCGTTCCCGTTCGACGTCCCGGCCGGCGAGAGCCGCGCGATCTGGGTCGAGGTGCGCGTGCCACCGGACGCGAAGCCGGGCACCCACTTCGGCGAGGTGACGATCGCCTCCGAGGAGGGCGAGGCGAAGATCCCGGTCATGCTCACGGTGTGGGACTTCGAGCTGCCCTCGACGGCCTCCCTCAAGACGCACTTCGGCCTGTCCTGGGGGCTCATCCCGAGCGGCCACGGCGTGTCGCCGGAGACCGACGCCTCCATCCGCGCGCGCTACGCGGCGCTCGGTCTCGACCACCGCGTCTCCCTCTCGGGCGTCGCCGACGACGGCTATCACGGCGACTTCGACCACTTCGAGCGCAACTACGCCCCCCTCGTGGACGGCACGGCGAAGACCCGCCTCCCGGGCGCGAAGCTCACGACCGTGAAGTACGTCGGCAACCAGACGTCGGTCGACGAGCACCGCCGCTGGGCGGAGCACTTCCGCGCGAAGGGCTGGTTCGATCGTCTCTTCGACTACACCTGCGACGAGCCGCCCCTCACCTGCAGCTGGGACGAGCTCCCCCAGCGCACGAAGGCCGTGCACGAGGCGGATCCGGAGTTCAGGACGCTCGTCACGACGCAGATCTGGGACGCCGAGGAGCACGGGGTCGCGGACGAGATCGACATCATGGTCCCGGTGGTGAACTGGATGGACGACAGGCCCGGCGCCGGGAGCCTGGGCCAGAACCGGGCGAAGTACGACGGCTTCCTCGCCAAGTCCGAGAAGAAGGAGCTCTGGCTCTACCAGAGCTGCATGAGCCACGGCTGCGGCGGGACCGTGAACATCGGCAACCCCTCGGAGTGGGACCGCTACAACACCGGCTGGCCGAGCTACATGATCGACTCCTCCGCCGTGCGGAACCGGGCGATGGAGTGGATCTCGTTCCTCGAGGACGCGACGGGCGAGCTGTACTGGGAGACCGCGTTCGCGTTCACCCACGACGCGTGGTCGAACCAGTGGGACTTCTCGGGCAACGGCGACGGCACGCTCTTCTACCCCGGCACGCCGGCGCGCATCGGCGGGTCCACCGACATCCCGGTCGCCTCGATCCGGCTCAAGATGATCCGCGAGGGCATGGAGGACTACGAGTACCTGAAGCTCCTCGCCGACGCGGGCCAGCGGGACGCGGCCGCGAAGATCGCGCGCGAGCTCTTCCCCTCCGCGTGGCAGACCGAGGTCGAGCCGGAGCGGGTGATGGCCGCCCGCGAGGCGCTGGCGATGCAGATCCTGGCGCTCGGCGGGAAGCCGCTCGCGACGGCGACGGGCATGCCGGAGGTGCCGGGCATGCCGGACTTCCCGCGCGTCCAGGGCGGCGGCTGCGGCTCCGCGGGCGGGTTCGGCGGGGGCGCGCTCCTCGCGCTCCCCGCGCTCGTGGGGCTGGCGCTCCGCCGCCGCCGGGGCCGCTGA